The following is a genomic window from Amycolatopsis cihanbeyliensis.
GGCATGGCCACGCCGAAGGTGACCGGGAACGAGACCGGCAGGGTGCCGGCCCCCGCGGTCGAGCACCGGGAGGGTGCGAGCCGGCGGTCGCGCCTGCTGGCCGTGTTCCTCCGCGTGTTCGTCCGCCCGGTGCTGGCCGCGTACGGGCGGCTGCCGAAGCTGCCGTGGCCGTTCGGGCTGATCGACCGGATGGCGTTCGTGCTACGCGCCCGGCACGGCACCGAGCGTTCCGCGGTTCGCCTGCCGAATTGCCGCGCGGAGTGGGTCCACGCCAAGGGAGCCGGTTCCCGGCGGGCCGTGCTGTACCTGCATGGTGGTGCCTTCGTCTGCTGCGGGCTGCGTACCCATCGCAGGCTGGCCTCCGAGATGTCCGCCGCGGCCGGTGGCCCGGTGCTCAATGTGGACTATCGGATGCTTACCGCGGCCGTACCGATCAGCGCGGCTGTCGCGGACGGGGTCGACGGTTATCGCTGGTTGCTGGACCAGGGTTTCGGCCGGGAAGAGATCGTGATCGCCGGTGACTCGGCCGGCGGGTACCTGGCCTTCCAGGTCGCGTTGGCGGTCGCCGGGCAGGGCCTGCCGGCGCCGGCGGCGGTGGTGGCGATGTCCCCGTTGACCGATCTGGACCCGAGCGCCAAGCTCGCCCATCCGAACGCCCGGCTGGATCCGGTGTTCCCGCCCGCCGTCCTCACCGCCGTCGGAGAGCTCGCGGAGCGGGTGGCGGGCGAGCGTGGCAACGGTATGTCCCCTGTGGATGCCGATCTCGGCGCCATGCCACCGACGTTGATTCAGGCCGGCTCCACCGAACTGCTGCTACCGGATGCCGAACTGATGGCGCGGCGGCTCGCCGGGGCGGGCGTCGCGGTGCGGCTGCAGGTGTGGGAGCGGCAGGTGCACGTGTTCCAGGCCGCGGCCGACCTGATCCCGGAGGGCAGGACCGCCATCGGTGAGATCCGCGATTTTCTGGACGAGGTGGCCGGATGACGGGGCAGCCGGACTACGAGGTCATCGTCGTCGGCGCGGGGTTCGGCGGCCTCGGTGCGGGCATCGCGCTGCGGGACGCCGGTATCGAGGACTTCCTGATCATCGAGCGGGCCGGGGACATCGGTGGGACCTGGCGGGACAACACGTATCCGGATGTCGCCGTCGACCTGCCCTCGTTCACCTACCAGTTCTCCTTCGAGAAGAACCCGGACTGGTCCCGGGTGTTCCCCAAGGGCAGCGAGGTCAAAGCCTATATCGACCACTGCGCGGAGAAGTACGGGCTGTGGCAGTTCATCCGGCTGAACACCGAGATGACCGCGCGGACCTGGGACGAGGACAACCACCTGTGGCGGATCAGCCTGCGCGAGGGCGAGCTCACCTGCCGTTACGTGATCACCGCGCTCGGCGCGTTCATCGACCCGCGCACCCCGGATATTCCCGGCCTCGATGACTTCGCGGGAAAGGTGCTGCGTACCGCCGCCTGGGACCACCGGCACGACCTGGCCGGCGAGCGGGTCGCGGTGATCGGCACGGGTTCCACGGCGGTGCAGCTCATTCCCAAGGTGGCGAAGGTGGCCAGGCGGCTCACCGTGTTCCAACGCCGGGCGATCTGGGTGTTCGCCAAGCCCGACCTGAGGATCCCGCCGGCGGTCCGGACGCTGTTTCGCAGGTTGCCGTTCATCCAGAGCGTGGTGCGCGGGATCACCGCGGCGGTCGTCGAACTGTTGCTGGTCGGCGTGATCGTGTCCGGGAAACCGGGCTCCTTCGTGGCGAAGCGGGCCGAGCGGGCGATCCGCGGCTACCTGCGTACCCAGGTGCGGGATCCCGAACTGCGCCGCAAGCTCACCCCGGACTACGGGTTCGGCTGCAAGCGGCCCAGCGTGTCCAACACCTACTACAGGACCTTCACCAGGGACCATGTGGAGCTGGTGACCGAGGGCATCGAGCGGATCACTCCGACCGGGGTCCGCACCAGGGATGGCCGCGAGCACGAGGTGGACACGTTGATCCTGGCCACCGGGTTCCGGCTGGCGAATGATCCGGAGAACTACCGCAAAGTGCCGGTGCGCGGGCGGGACGGCTTCGATCTCGCGGACTTCTTCGCCACCCAGCAGGTGCAGGCCTACGAGGGCGTGAGCATTCCCCGGTTGCCGAACAGCTTCTTCATCTTCGGACCGTTCTCCTGGACCGGAAGTTCCTGGCACGTGATGGTCGAGACCCAGGCACACCACGCGATCCGGGTGATCACCGAGGCGAGGCGGCGTGGCGCGACCGCGGCCGAGGTGACGCAGGAGGCCAACGATCGGTTCTTCGCGTTCGCCCACCGTCGGGCGAGCAGGTCGTTGCTGTTCAGCAATGACTGCGGCAGCGCGAACACCTACTACATCGATCATCATGGCGACTTCTCGCTGCTGCGCCCGACCACGGCCTTGCAGGCATGGTGGTCCAGCCGCCGGTTCTCGCTCGACGACTACCGGTACCGGGACCTGCCCGCCGCGGCACCGAACGGGAAGGCGGTGGGCGAATGGGACCGGCCGACCACGAAGTCGCCGTGATCGGGCGCCCCGAGCAGCCCGGATGTCACGTCACCTCGCTCGATCGTGAACTGGGCACGTATCAGGTCAACTCATCCGGCGATATGCCTTACATTCGACCGTCGTCGGTGCTGTCGGCCCGGCGGTGGAGCAAGCGATTCGATCTGGACGACTACACGTACCGGGTGAGCAGATGAGTAGCAGGTGGACAGCGAAGGACATCCCCGACCAGCACGGGCGCACCGTGGTCGTCACCGGGGCGAACAGCGGCCTCGGCCTGGTCACGGCGAAGGAGTTGGCCGCCGCGGGCGCGCGAGTGGTGCTGGCCTGCCGGGACGTCGCCAAGGGGCGGGCGGCAGCGGCGGAACTGCCCGGCACCGTGCGGGTGCGTGCGCTCGACCTCGCCGACCTCGACTCCGTGCGGACATTCGCCGACGAACTCGAAGGTCAGGTGGACGTACTGATCAACAACGCGGGCCTGATGGCGGTGCCCCAGGGGCGCACCAAGGACGGCTTCGAGACGCAGCTCGGGGTGAACCACCTCGGGCACTTCGCGTTGACCGGGCTGCTGCTGGACCGGATCACCGACCGGGTGGTCACCCTGTCCAGCTTCCTGCACCGGTTGGGTCGCATCCGGCTGGCGGATCCGAACTTCTCCGCCGGGTACCGGCGCTGGTCCGCGTATGGCCAGGCCAAGCTGGCGAATCTGATGTTCGCCTACGAGTTGCAGCGCAGGCTCGAGGCGGCGGGATCCGGCGTGCGTTCGATGGCCGCGCACCCCGGGTATGCCGCGACCAACCTGCAGGGCAGGACCGAATCGATCCAGGACCTCGGGATGAAGCTGATGAACCGCGTCATCGCGCAGAGCGCGGAAGGGGGCGCGCTGCCGACGCTGCACGCGGCCACAGTCCCGGAACTGCCCGGCGGCTCGTTCATCGGGCCGAATCGTCCGGGGGAGATGAGCGGGTACCCGCACCGGGTCGGTTCGAACAAGGCTTCCCGTGACCGGGAGATGCAGCGGCGACTGTGGGAGCTGTCCGAAGACCTCACCGGCGTGCGGTACCGCTTCGAAGCCGCCCGGAGCTAGGAGCTGTCGAAGGAGGTACCTGCGCAAGGTGATGCGGCGGGCGCGCCTTGTTGAACACAGCCTGGCGCCGACGGGTGGGATACTCGGAGGCGATGACGACAGCAGCGGATCGGGCGGCGGAACGGGCGGAGCAGCGGCGCGCGGAGATCGTGCACGCGGCCTTCAAGGTGTTCACCGAGCGCGGGTACCACCAGGCGGGGATCGCGGACATCGCGAACGAGCTGGGGATCGGCCACGGGACCTTCTACCGGTACTTCGCCAACAAGCGGGACATCCTGATGCACGTACTGGCCGACGCGGCCGAGCGGCTGATGTCGGTGATGGCCTTCGCCGACCCGCGGGCGACCGACACGGTGGCCGAGTACCGCGCGCAGGTGGAGCAGATCTGCGACCGGCTGTTCACGCTGTTCGTCGAGGATCCCGAGGTCGTGCGCCTGATGTTCGTGGAGGCCCTCGGCGCGGACCCGGAGATGACCGCGCTCACCCTGGACACCTACCGCGGCCTGGCCAAGGGAACCGAGCTGTACCTGCGCAACGGCGTCGAGAAGGGCTTCCTGCGCGCGGACCTGGACACCGAGGTGACGGCCCAGGCGTTGATCGGGGTGATCATCTCCTGCGGGCTGTCCCTGCTGACCGCGAAGGACCCCGCCGCCCAGCGGGAAAGGTGGATCCAGGCGGGTACGCGGGTGATGTTCGAGGGCATTCGTTCGCCCGAGTGAGGCCGTGGCTACGCGAACGGCCAACTCGCGTACGGGAACGGCCAACTCGCGC
Proteins encoded in this region:
- a CDS encoding alpha/beta hydrolase codes for the protein MATPKVTGNETGRVPAPAVEHREGASRRSRLLAVFLRVFVRPVLAAYGRLPKLPWPFGLIDRMAFVLRARHGTERSAVRLPNCRAEWVHAKGAGSRRAVLYLHGGAFVCCGLRTHRRLASEMSAAAGGPVLNVDYRMLTAAVPISAAVADGVDGYRWLLDQGFGREEIVIAGDSAGGYLAFQVALAVAGQGLPAPAAVVAMSPLTDLDPSAKLAHPNARLDPVFPPAVLTAVGELAERVAGERGNGMSPVDADLGAMPPTLIQAGSTELLLPDAELMARRLAGAGVAVRLQVWERQVHVFQAAADLIPEGRTAIGEIRDFLDEVAG
- a CDS encoding flavin-containing monooxygenase is translated as MTGQPDYEVIVVGAGFGGLGAGIALRDAGIEDFLIIERAGDIGGTWRDNTYPDVAVDLPSFTYQFSFEKNPDWSRVFPKGSEVKAYIDHCAEKYGLWQFIRLNTEMTARTWDEDNHLWRISLREGELTCRYVITALGAFIDPRTPDIPGLDDFAGKVLRTAAWDHRHDLAGERVAVIGTGSTAVQLIPKVAKVARRLTVFQRRAIWVFAKPDLRIPPAVRTLFRRLPFIQSVVRGITAAVVELLLVGVIVSGKPGSFVAKRAERAIRGYLRTQVRDPELRRKLTPDYGFGCKRPSVSNTYYRTFTRDHVELVTEGIERITPTGVRTRDGREHEVDTLILATGFRLANDPENYRKVPVRGRDGFDLADFFATQQVQAYEGVSIPRLPNSFFIFGPFSWTGSSWHVMVETQAHHAIRVITEARRRGATAAEVTQEANDRFFAFAHRRASRSLLFSNDCGSANTYYIDHHGDFSLLRPTTALQAWWSSRRFSLDDYRYRDLPAAAPNGKAVGEWDRPTTKSP
- a CDS encoding oxidoreductase, coding for MSSRWTAKDIPDQHGRTVVVTGANSGLGLVTAKELAAAGARVVLACRDVAKGRAAAAELPGTVRVRALDLADLDSVRTFADELEGQVDVLINNAGLMAVPQGRTKDGFETQLGVNHLGHFALTGLLLDRITDRVVTLSSFLHRLGRIRLADPNFSAGYRRWSAYGQAKLANLMFAYELQRRLEAAGSGVRSMAAHPGYAATNLQGRTESIQDLGMKLMNRVIAQSAEGGALPTLHAATVPELPGGSFIGPNRPGEMSGYPHRVGSNKASRDREMQRRLWELSEDLTGVRYRFEAARS
- a CDS encoding TetR/AcrR family transcriptional regulator, coding for MTTAADRAAERAEQRRAEIVHAAFKVFTERGYHQAGIADIANELGIGHGTFYRYFANKRDILMHVLADAAERLMSVMAFADPRATDTVAEYRAQVEQICDRLFTLFVEDPEVVRLMFVEALGADPEMTALTLDTYRGLAKGTELYLRNGVEKGFLRADLDTEVTAQALIGVIISCGLSLLTAKDPAAQRERWIQAGTRVMFEGIRSPE